The following coding sequences lie in one Rutidosis leptorrhynchoides isolate AG116_Rl617_1_P2 chromosome 6, CSIRO_AGI_Rlap_v1, whole genome shotgun sequence genomic window:
- the LOC139853085 gene encoding GATA transcription factor 1-like isoform X1: MASDPDSCLVIDDDDLLNFSLDDDNKPPCSYSNPNPQHSDDDNTRSFPEFAEEDLEWLSNKDAFPKLDDILSSPNQTVIVSVLDNNSSSSGNSHSVTSCCGNLRVPLNYPVGKRSNRRRKGRQCWWWNQVLQPPSSFPKPPSSGAGPGLGRRCQHCLAEKTPQWRAGPMGPKTLCNACGVRYKSGRLVEEYRPANSPTFSMALHSNSHRKIMEMRKNMQAG; the protein is encoded by the exons ATGGCTTCAGACCCTGATTCATGTCTGGTTATTGATGATGATGACCTTCTTAACTTTTCTTTAGACGACGATAACAAACCCCCCTGTTCTTATTCAAACCCTAACCCTCAACATTCCGATGATGATAATACCCGTTCATTTCCG GAATTTGCAGAAGAAGACCTGGAATGGTTATCAAACAAAGATGCATTTCCAAAACTCGACGACATTCTCTCAAGCCCGAACCAAACTGTTATTGTTTCGGTTCTTGACAATAACAGTAGTAGCAGTGGCAATAGTCATAGCGTTACAAGCTGTTGTGGCAATCTTCGTGTTCCCCTAAATTATCCAGTTGGTAAAAGGTCCAATCGCAGACGAAAAGGGAGGCAATGTTGGTGGTGGAATCAAGTACTCCAGCCGCCGTCTTCGTTTCCTAAACCACCGTCATCCGGTGCGGGTCCCGGTCTTGGTAGGAGGTGCCAGCATTGCTTAGCTGAGAAAACGCCACAATGGCGGGCTGGGCCAATGGGGCCCAAGACACTGTGTAATGCTTGTGGGGTTCGGTACAAGTCAGGGCGGTTGGTGGAGGAGTACAGGCCGGCGAACAGTCCAACATTTTCAATGGCATTGCATTCAAATTCTCATAGAAAGATTATGGAAATGAGAAAGAACATGCAGGCTGGGTAG
- the LOC139853085 gene encoding GATA transcription factor 1-like isoform X2, with amino-acid sequence MYYLIHFQEFAEEDLEWLSNKDAFPKLDDILSSPNQTVIVSVLDNNSSSSGNSHSVTSCCGNLRVPLNYPVGKRSNRRRKGRQCWWWNQVLQPPSSFPKPPSSGAGPGLGRRCQHCLAEKTPQWRAGPMGPKTLCNACGVRYKSGRLVEEYRPANSPTFSMALHSNSHRKIMEMRKNMQAG; translated from the coding sequence ATGTACTATCTGATTCACTTTCAGGAATTTGCAGAAGAAGACCTGGAATGGTTATCAAACAAAGATGCATTTCCAAAACTCGACGACATTCTCTCAAGCCCGAACCAAACTGTTATTGTTTCGGTTCTTGACAATAACAGTAGTAGCAGTGGCAATAGTCATAGCGTTACAAGCTGTTGTGGCAATCTTCGTGTTCCCCTAAATTATCCAGTTGGTAAAAGGTCCAATCGCAGACGAAAAGGGAGGCAATGTTGGTGGTGGAATCAAGTACTCCAGCCGCCGTCTTCGTTTCCTAAACCACCGTCATCCGGTGCGGGTCCCGGTCTTGGTAGGAGGTGCCAGCATTGCTTAGCTGAGAAAACGCCACAATGGCGGGCTGGGCCAATGGGGCCCAAGACACTGTGTAATGCTTGTGGGGTTCGGTACAAGTCAGGGCGGTTGGTGGAGGAGTACAGGCCGGCGAACAGTCCAACATTTTCAATGGCATTGCATTCAAATTCTCATAGAAAGATTATGGAAATGAGAAAGAACATGCAGGCTGGGTAG